The nucleotide sequence AACAGTTATGTTATGAAAAACTATGTTTTTTAAGTCAGCATTCGAAGACATGGAAAATCAAAAATGTGTAATCTTAGTTGCCTAAGTCTTATACTAATGGCTAAGATTTGTCCTGTGATGTCATGGACATAATTTTTAACTTAAACTTTTATAGAGCTCAAGCACCTTTAAAGATACATTCCTCCATCTCCATTCTCTAGAAATAGAGATATTATTCTCCCCTATCTCTTTCCTTACTTTAGGGTCTCTAAGCTTCTCCACAGCATCCTTCAGGTCCTGGCAACTGGAAATCACGAATCCGTTTACCCCATCCTTTACTATTGTCGATAAAACCTTAGCTTTATTACCGACTATCACTGGGACTCCCCTGACCATCGCCTCCTTTATGACGATACCTTCTGCTTCTATATCTGAAGTAAGAATAACAGCCAATGACTTATCCATCAGGGAGTACTTCTCCTCCTCAGTGACTACGCCTAAATATCTCACTTTGTCCTCAAGACCCAATTCACTAACTCTTGTCATAATCTTCTCTAGATAGTCCTTATCCCTAACTTGTCCTATCAGGATAAGCTTCACGTTCAGGTTTTTAATACATTCAATGGCGAAGAGCTGGTTTTTCTCAGGACTTATTCTACCAATATAAAGTAAATAGTCTTCAAAACCTTCGGATTTGGGATAATTAAATGCCATATCATCAACTCCGTTCGGGATTACGACTATCTTAGAGCCGTCATACCCAAGGTTTATCATTTCCTCCTTCTCCCATTCACTTACTGCAATTAATTTATCGACTCTCTTTCCTATGTTTCTCTTTAACCAGTTTATAACTCTACCCTGATCACTTACAAAAATGTGGTGTGGAGTCATTACTAATGGTGCTTCTACCGACGGTAAAGAGAAAAAGAGAAAAGTGTAGAGGTTCCACGTACTGAACTTCCTCCCTAAATTATGAAAGTGGAGAACGGAAGGAGAATCTCTATAAATCCATGTTCTTTTATGTCTTACTACTTTTATTCCATCCATAATCTCGAATGGAATGAGCTTCTCTCTTTCAGTGTACGTATCTCTCGTTGTATGAACTTCAACGTCTATAGACATTTTAACTAGTTCCCTACTTAAATTGAACACATGGACTTCTGTACCTCCTCTCACTGGAAGAAAGAGTGGGGTCAACATCCAGACCTTATACATGAATCATCCTTTCCTTATCAATAACATGAAGTATAACATTAAAACCCTTACAGTATTTCAAAAATCCTCTCAATCTGATCTATGTATCTTTCCGATAAATTAGCAGAGAACAACAATTTAAAGGCATAAACTGATTTTTATGCAGAATATCCGATAAAAATTCAATAATTTTATGCTAATCATATTTGATTGTCTTCTTTCAACTAAATGCATATTTCTATTTCAAAAATTAATGTTTACATAGTCTATAACTCCTAATTATAACTGTAGTATTGGGTGTGAAGATAGCGAAAAATAAGACGCGTTATTAAATACGACGACTATATTATACGTGAGATTAAAGGGTGGTATTATGTGTATAAGCCAGGGAATATGAACTATGAGATAAGGGAAACTTACGTTGGTTCCTTAATTGATGTAATTAAGACTTACCTAAAATTGAAAGTTGGGGTATTAGGGGATACCCCTAACCCCACAACGCCGGGGGTGGGATTTGAACCCACGCAGGGATAACCCTACTGGCTCTCAAGGCCAGCCCCTTGGACCGCTCGGGCACCCCGGCAGCATTATATAGATACTTTTTCACCCTTTAATACTTAACCGCTAGAACTAGTGAATAACCCTTGGCTCTCTTATAAACCTTCACTTCATTTAGAAACTTAGAAAATTCCGTAATAACATTTGCCTCTCCCTTATATACCACTACCTCTATTATTCCTCCAATTTCCAAACGTCTTCCTGCTTCTTCAGAAAGTCTTTCTATGAATTCTTTTCCTGCTTTTAAGGGAGGATTAGAATAAATTCCATTAAATTTTAGATCATTTGGCACATTTTCAAACAGATTACTTTTAATCACTGTTATTCTATTACTAAGATTGTATTTACTAACATTTTTCGACGTAAAGTATATTGCTTTCTTATCAACATCGATCATGTAGACTTTAAGGTTCTGGTTTACAAGAGCAATGTATATACCTATTGGTCCATATCCACATCCTATATCGGCTACAATTCCATGGTTAGGCAAAACTAAGTTCTCTAGCAAGATTCTTGTACCTAGATCTAGCTTATCTTTGGAAAATAAACCTCTACTACTTTCCAGGCTTAGAGGTATTCCGTTTACTACATCATTCACTATTATCTTTTCGCTCAT is from Sulfolobus acidocaldarius DSM 639 and encodes:
- the agl16 gene encoding glycosylation protein Agl16, producing MYKVWMLTPLFLPVRGGTEVHVFNLSRELVKMSIDVEVHTTRDTYTEREKLIPFEIMDGIKVVRHKRTWIYRDSPSVLHFHNLGRKFSTWNLYTFLFFSLPSVEAPLVMTPHHIFVSDQGRVINWLKRNIGKRVDKLIAVSEWEKEEMINLGYDGSKIVVIPNGVDDMAFNYPKSEGFEDYLLYIGRISPEKNQLFAIECIKNLNVKLILIGQVRDKDYLEKIMTRVSELGLEDKVRYLGVVTEEEKYSLMDKSLAVILTSDIEAEGIVIKEAMVRGVPVIVGNKAKVLSTIVKDGVNGFVISSCQDLKDAVEKLRDPKVRKEIGENNISISREWRWRNVSLKVLELYKSLS
- a CDS encoding putative integrase; protein product: MKYDDYIIREIKGWYYVYKPGNMNYEIRETYVGSLIDVIKTYLKLKVGVLGDTPNPTTPGVGFEPTQG
- a CDS encoding class I SAM-dependent methyltransferase, which codes for MSEKIIVNDVVNGIPLSLESSRGLFSKDKLDLGTRILLENLVLPNHGIVADIGCGYGPIGIYIALVNQNLKVYMIDVDKKAIYFTSKNVSKYNLSNRITVIKSNLFENVPNDLKFNGIYSNPPLKAGKEFIERLSEEAGRRLEIGGIIEVVVYKGEANVITEFSKFLNEVKVYKRAKGYSLVLAVKY